The sequence TACATATAGCAGCAGTTCTCGGCTCTGACTGAACATGAGAATCACTccaggaactttttaaaaaaatcagtactaAAACCCCTCCCTAGATTAATTCAATTAGAAACTTTGGCCCAAAGAAATAAGAACagttttggacttttttttttttttttttgcttcaggaGATTCTAATGCACAGTGAGGGTTTACCCCTACTGGTCTATGTGGCATAGTGGAGCAAGACAAATCTAGGTTCAAGGCTGGTCCCTGCTCCGTGGGGTGTGACCTTAAGCCAGTTGATTAACGCCTCTGAgtcccagtttccttatctgtaaattaaGGGTGTAACAATTGCTGCTGAGACACcctaatgagaaaataaatgatactGATTTGTCCTAACATGGTGGAGATACTGACAGCACGACAGCCTGTCACGTAGGCTCCACATCTGACCTCCCAAGGTTGTCTGGAGAATCCATAAACAGCTTGGAATTGTGTTCTTTGATACACCTAATTGGCTCAGGGACAGACTGTGCGGCCTGAGTGCTCTGCTAGCGGCTAATCAGTTTACCCCCAAAGGTGCACAAACAGGATTACTTGTTCCCAcgctctctgcagcctcctcctcccctctctcataAACCCCGTTGTTGCCTTTGTTCCTTGACGCCCAGCCAGAGGAGCTGACTCCCACACAGGTGGAAAGCCCATTTGCTCACCAAAGAGCCCGACTGAGGCTCGAGCTGTTCTGTCAGCCGCGTTGGGCGCGAGGGTGGGTGCCAGGGACCCGCCGGCCCCAGCCTCGCCCCGACCCCTGCCTCTTCCCCGCCGCAGGTTCCGCTGCATCGTGCACCCTTTCCGCGAGAGGCTGACCCTGCGGAAGGCGCTGGTCACCATCGCGGTCATCTGGGCCCTGGCGCTGCTCATCATGTGTCCCTCGGCCGTCACTCTGACCGTCACGCGTGAGGAGCACCACTTCATGGTGGACGCCCGCAACCGCTCCTACCCGCTCTACTCGTGCTGGGAGGCCTGGCCCGAGAAGGGCATGCGCAAGGTCTACACCACCGTGCTCTTCTCGCACATCTACCTGGCGCCGCTGGCGCTCATCGTGGTCATGTACGCCCGCATCGCCCGCAAGCTGTGCAAGGCGCCGGGCCCCGCGCAGGACGgcgaggcggcggcggcgagcGGCCGGCGCGCGGCGCGGCGCAGGGCCCGGGTGGTGCACATGCTGGTCATGGTCGCGCTCTTCTTCACGCTGTCCTGGCTGCCGCTCTGGGCGCTGCTGCTGCTCACCGACTACGGGCAGCTGAGCGCGCCGCAGCTGCACCTGGTCACCGTGTACGCCTTCCCCTTCGCGCACTGGCTGGCCTTCTTCAACAGCAGCGCCAACCCCATCATCTACGGCTACTTCAACGAGAACTTCCGCCGCGGCTTCCAGGCCGCCTTCCGCGCCCAGCTCTGTCTGCCGCCCTGGGGGAGCCACAGGCAGGCCTACTCCGAGCGGCCCGGCCGGCTCCTGCGCAGGCGGGTCTTCGTGGAGGTGCAGCCCAGCGACTCCGGCCTGCCCTCTGAATCGGGCCCCAGCAGCggggcccccaggccctgccgcCTCCCGCTGCGACATGGGCGGGTGGCCCACCATGGCTTGCCCGCGGAGGGTCCTGGCTGCTCCCATCTGCCCCTCACCATGCCGGCCTGGGACATCTGAGGCGGTCCGGGGAGGGCAGACCTGAGCGGACATGCGACACCTGGACGTGATAGCAGCCTGGTGTGGGGTTAGAAAAGGATGCATGGTGCGTCCGTCTCCAAAATAAGGCAGTGGGCAGCCGCTGGGGATGCCTTCACCCTCTGATGGAGGGAGGCGAGGGGGAGGCCTCTATGTCGTGTCCCTTCTGTGTGGTAGGCAAACATCATCTCATTAGATTCCCTGAACGCTTTGGAGATAGGTTTTCTTATTCCCCTTCTACAGATGCAAAAACTGAGGCCTGGGTAGACGAGGTGAGGAGTCCTAGGTCTTTCAGCTAGAATCTCGTGCGAGCCTGTGGGACTCTAACTCCTGTATGGTTTTTGCCATCTCCAGCGGGCTCCAAAAGGGCCCATTAAGGTGGAGCATAGTGAACTGTTTAAATCCTAATTAGACAGCtgggaaaagtttaaaaaacaaagcctgtCTGTTCCTTAATGCTTTGTGTCCATGCAGCGGGCGTCTCTTTTGTTCTGTTACTGAAGCACCTCCCCTTGTCCCTTTCCTAGGAGCACATGCTGTGCCCCTCCTGCCAGCTTTAATATGTTGATTTGTCTCCTTTGTTCTAAGAAATGTCCGGGGCCATTCTCTTCCAGGATGTCACAGCTGAGCAGCTTTGGAAGGCGTCCTGGGGAGCCTGCTTCAGCTGCAGGGTCATCTAGGTCTTGCACTCAGGGTCTGAGctagagaagggaggaggggactcCACCACCCAGACCCAGGCAAGAACTCACCATGCGACAGGCAGCTGCTCGGCCATATGGAGGTGTCTGTTTATTGACTCATggacaaggaggaagggaaagcagAGTACCAGCTTCTCACCTTTGGAAACACATCTGTTCACTGGCCATGCAAGTAGGAAGCCTTCCCCAAGGCCTCTCCCCTCCTGGCTTCCTTCGTGGGAGAAGATCGCCAACCAAAGCTGTAGCCAGGGTGCCCTCTGGGGACTCCTGAAAGACACACACTAAACCCCTCCCCAGCACGGATGACTCGTGTACCCCAAAGCAGGTGGGGACCAGGTGATCCCAGATTTGCTCCAGCTTTCACCTAGCAAACCTGCATCACCTTGAAGAAATGAGGCTTCTCTCCAGGGATGCGAGAAAATGGGATCACCTGGTGTGATGCTTGCACAGCCCCAGGCATCTGCAGTTAACGGGACATTTTCCTCCTCACCTCTATAGAAAATACTGTGTTGCTAAACATTTagtgaacaaaaaagaaacatttccag comes from Eulemur rufifrons isolate Redbay chromosome 28, OSU_ERuf_1, whole genome shotgun sequence and encodes:
- the NPFFR1 gene encoding neuropeptide FF receptor 1, whose translation is MTTAPRSPLPPFGPRRGAGGRSERAAALRGSLSPGRRRLAPSPKAERAGQGLGPGAHAPRARLPGCTDPRSSEAGALAGQQVPRDRPSAPAAVGAGDCPGAGKSGQHGGSGLFLFVALEKGKQRDRWGPDPYALLVLAEPSLPPNASWPPSQNGSNAEATPAVNLTFSSYYQHSSPVAAMFIVAYALIFLLCMVGNALVCFIVLKNRHMRTVTNMFILNLAVSDLLVGIFCMPTTLVDNLITGWPFDNATCKMSGLVQGMSVSASVFTLVAIAVERFRCIVHPFRERLTLRKALVTIAVIWALALLIMCPSAVTLTVTREEHHFMVDARNRSYPLYSCWEAWPEKGMRKVYTTVLFSHIYLAPLALIVVMYARIARKLCKAPGPAQDGEAAAASGRRAARRRARVVHMLVMVALFFTLSWLPLWALLLLTDYGQLSAPQLHLVTVYAFPFAHWLAFFNSSANPIIYGYFNENFRRGFQAAFRAQLCLPPWGSHRQAYSERPGRLLRRRVFVEVQPSDSGLPSESGPSSGAPRPCRLPLRHGRVAHHGLPAEGPGCSHLPLTMPAWDI